The sequence tatatagcgcggtgtacacattatatagcacagtgcacactttatatagcacagtatacactttatatagcacagtatacacattatatagcacagtatacacattatatagcacagtatacacattatatagcacagtgcacactatatcTGCCTCTTTTGTGCCTTACGCTGTTTATCTTCCCTTTCTCTTCACAGACCCGCGATGCCACTCGGCAGAATAACGCAACCTTGGCCGCCAAGCACTCCCATACCGCCAAAGCCCTGAACATCTCCGCCACGGTGATCGGGGTCGTGTTAACCGTCATCTTTCTGGTCATTTATTTTCTTGTTCTTTTCCATCCCAAGATGAGGTATAACCCCCCACAATAAAAACCCACCGGGATCAGCACCCACCTCCCCACTGTATAGAGAAAAAGGAAATAAAACCCTCTGAAATCCCTGCTGTCTAATGTCGTTCTCTCTAAGGATGTCATGTGACTGGCGCCATCTTCTCAGCTATAGCAGTCACAGTAACATACGTTATTACGCTGTTTCTTCCATTATAAGTGACTGTGATGACGGAGGAGCGTCCCCGGGATCAGTGCAGGTAATGTcaccgctctctatatgtctcctgtatcagccgggtccggtgctgcacccgctctctatatgtctcctgtatcagccgggtccggtgctgcccccgctctctatatgtctcctatatcatccgggtccggtgctgcacccgctctctatatgtctcctgtatcagccgggtccggtgctgcacccgctctctatatgtctcctatatcatccgggtccggtgctgcacccgctctctatatgtcttcTGTATCAGCCAGGTCCGGTGCTGCAtccgctctctatatgtctcctgtatcagccgggtccggtgctgcacccgctctctatatgtctcctgtatcagccgggtccggtgctgcacccgctctctatatgtctcctgtatcagccgggtccggtgctgcacccgctctctatatgtctcctgt is a genomic window of Dendropsophus ebraccatus isolate aDenEbr1 chromosome 12, aDenEbr1.pat, whole genome shotgun sequence containing:
- the LOC138769325 gene encoding dispanin subfamily A member 2b-like — encoded protein: MEGEKMYQPASNVVTMQPAPYQPPPQKDYLVWSVLNLICCCLPLGIVALIFSIKTRDATRQNNATLAAKHSHTAKALNISATVIGVVLTVIFLVIYFLVLFHPKMRYNPPQ